The sequence ATGAGACACAGCCTCAACAATTTGCAGCGACGTCGATTGGGCAGCGTTTGGAGCAATGGAGATTAGCTTGGCGCATGATTAAGGCCAAGCCTGTAGTGGGTTGGGGTACGCAAGGTGTGATCATCGGTAAGCAAGCCCTGGTTGATCAGGGCCTGGCGCATCCTTCGGTGATGAAATATGGTCATGCCCATAATGAAATCTTGGACATGTGGGTCAAACGAGGCGCGTTGGGGCTGGTCCTGCTGCTGCTGTTTTATACCATTCCGCTGACGGTTTTTTGGCCTACACGCCAGCGTTTGGCTGCGGTACTGGTCGAGGACCAAGCGGGCATAATGGCGCTGCGGATAGCCGCCTCATTGTTGCCATTGGCTTACTTTGGTTTTGGCTGGACCCAGGTTTTCTTTGCCCATAACAGCGGCAATCTGTTCTACATCTTTGCCCTGGTCAGCTTCTACGGTGGTATCAAGGCGGTGGAAGCGAGACGCATCCAAGCTGCGCAGAGCGCGTAAACACGTTCTAAGAGCGTGTTTACGATCTCCTCGCGACGCGCCAGTGTCTTTGTGGGATGGGATACAAGGCGCGATACCGCAGCAATAGCCGTGCTATTGCGAGGATTCGCAACACCGTAGACCGCCCGCAAAGCCACTGGCCCGAAGGGTTGGAGCGAAATCGGGCGATTTCTTCGCGTTGAAGCTTGCTTGCACACGGGTGCAAGCTGCGCTCCATCACTTCGAACTCCTCCCGATTGCGCTTCAACGCGCCTGCGTAGCGATCGTGAACACGCTCTTACAGCGGCAAGCGCAGCTCAAAACACGCTCCCGCCTCTCCATCGGTGCGCTCTGCGGCATGTACGCTGCCGCCGTGGCGCTCGGCGATGGAGCGCACCAGGGACAGGCCCAGGCCCACACCGCCGGAGCGTTCGCTGGCGCCGGGCAGGCGGTAGAACTTTTCAAAGATGCGTTCGCGCTGCCCGGCGGGCACGCCGGGGCCATGGTCTTGCACGCGGATCAGCGCCATATGCCCATCGCGCGCCAGGGTCAGTGTGATGTTGCCGTGGCTGTAGCGGCGGGCGTTTTCCAGCAGATTGCGCACGGCACGGCGCAGCAGCTTGGCTACGCCTTGCACTTCGAGGGCGTCGATGTCCTGCAGGTCCAGCTCGGCGTCCACGCGGGCGCATTCCTCGGCGGCTAGACCGATCAGGTCCACCGATTCGGCGGTGCCCACATCGGCCTCCTTGGTTTCCAGGCGGCTGGCCAGCAGGATTTCGTCCACCAGCTGATCGAGCTCGCTGATATTGCGCAGTATCTCGGCCTTGGCCGCTGCCGAGGGCTGGCCATTGCCCATCAGCTCCAGGCCCATGCGGATGCGTGTCAGCGGGGAACGCAGCTCGTGCGAGGCATTGGCCAGCAGCGTTTTGTGTGAGGTGACCAGGGTTTCGATGCGGCTGGCTGCGGCGTTGAACTGGCGGGCCAGATCGGCCACCTCATCGTTGCCCTTGGTGGGCACGCGCACCGACAGATCGCCTTCGCCAAAGCGTTGCACGCCGCGTTGCAGATTCTCCAGGCGTTTGAGCAGGCGGCGGATGATGGGGAACACGCCCACGGCCACGGCCACACCGACCAGGCCCAGCATCCACAAAAAGCCAAAGGGCGGGCGCAGCCAGAAGGCCGTGTAGCCGCCTGGGGGATGGTGTTCGCCCCGGCCGCCGCGCTCCCCACGTTCGCCCCGCTCACCCCGGCCCCCACCGCGTTCACCGCGGTCCGCGCGCTCGGTGCGCGGGGCCAGGTGCAGCTGCAGCAGCTCGCCATCGGGGGTCAGCACATCAAAAAGTATGCCTTCTTGCGGCGGCATGGGCGCGCGCGTGGCGTTGCCGCGTGCGATCACCTTGCCCACGCTGTCGGTCAGCACCAGTTCGCGGGCGGGTGGGTTGGCCTGGGTCTGGGCATTCAGCTCGCTGGCTTCCTTCCAGGCCCAGCCCACCAGCAGGGTCAGAATGGCCACGCCCAGCACTACGGCCAGCCAGATGCGCAAATACAGACGCCGGGAAAAAGCCTGGAACATGTGAGGTGCTCCTATAGGTGGTGCATGGCGCTGCGCTTCGCCGCAGGCCCCTCATCCCCACCCTCTCCCCAAAGGGACGAGGAAGCGGGGTCAAGCTCCCATCCCCGCCTTCCCCCGGCGGGGGAAGGAGTCATACAAGGGGCAGCCACTGGCACGGCCCAGGCCAGGGCTGCCGCGCAAGGGCCGCCCCACCGCGCTGGCAGCGTCCCCCTGCCCGCGAGCGCAGCTCGCGAAGAGCGGGGGGAAGGCGCCGCCGGCGACTCAGGGGGGTGTCCCATATCAGTCCTGTTGTTTGGCGAAGACATAACCCACACCGCGCACCGTCAGAATGCGCTTGGGGGCCTTGGGGTCGGCCTCGATGGCGGCGCGGATGCGGCCCATGTGCACGTCGATGGAGCGGTCAAACGCCTCCAGCTCGCGGCCGCGCACGGCTTCCATGATCTGGTCGCGGGTGAGCACGCGGCCGGCGCGCTCGGCCAGGGCCACCAGCAGGTCGAACTGGTAGCTGGTCAGCTCGCTGGGCTGGCCGGCCACG comes from Comamonas sp. GB3 AK4-5 and encodes:
- a CDS encoding ATP-binding protein: MFQAFSRRLYLRIWLAVVLGVAILTLLVGWAWKEASELNAQTQANPPARELVLTDSVGKVIARGNATRAPMPPQEGILFDVLTPDGELLQLHLAPRTERADRGERGGGRGERGERGERGGRGEHHPPGGYTAFWLRPPFGFLWMLGLVGVAVAVGVFPIIRRLLKRLENLQRGVQRFGEGDLSVRVPTKGNDEVADLARQFNAAASRIETLVTSHKTLLANASHELRSPLTRIRMGLELMGNGQPSAAAKAEILRNISELDQLVDEILLASRLETKEADVGTAESVDLIGLAAEECARVDAELDLQDIDALEVQGVAKLLRRAVRNLLENARRYSHGNITLTLARDGHMALIRVQDHGPGVPAGQRERIFEKFYRLPGASERSGGVGLGLSLVRSIAERHGGSVHAAERTDGEAGACFELRLPL